A portion of the Vanessa atalanta chromosome 14, ilVanAtal1.2, whole genome shotgun sequence genome contains these proteins:
- the LOC125068907 gene encoding uncharacterized protein LOC125068907, whose translation MACCCKPGRSNKSSVSCLGRCDLPKHRCLRKFEVKPGPIPKHMGWLYTAKDAPEHQLRCGWRPGHISCQVLKRIEQHNCMKSSDCTPCPSSCSRTPCSKPCCMPPKCIAICPSSTSCCKTPACSTQPLIRIIRHGGQYSICTKPSNISNAPSGPYPLKYVLNTDENDNLPTAAKFSVEAKFNDYHFDYTSSQSSFVLDFSPPEQRCIKPCTKKSVLCLTCRTESKALCKKT comes from the exons ATGGCATGTTGTTGTAAGCCCGGCCGAT CAAATAAATCTTCAGTAAGTTGCTTGGGTCGTTGCGACCTTCCGAAACATAGATGTTTAAGAAAATTCGAAGTCAAACCGGGTCCCATCCCAAAACATATGGGATGGCTCTACACAGCTAAGGATGCACCAGAACATCAG TTACGCTGTGGCTGGCGACCGGGACACATATCTTGCCAAGTTCTCAAAAGAATTGAACAACATAATTGTATGAAATCAAGTGACTGCACACCCTGCCCCTCAAGTTGTTCCAGAACGCCATGTTCCAAGCCGTGTTGTATGCCACCGAAATGTATAGCGATTTGCCCCTCATCTACATCATGTTGCAAAACACCTGCATGTAGCACACAACCCTTAATAAGGATCATAAGACATGGAGGGCAATACAGCATTTGCACGAAGCCTTCAAATATCAGCAATGCACCTTCTGGGCCCTATCCattaaaatatgtcttaaatACAGACGAGAATGACAATTTACCAACCGCAGCAAAATTCAGCGTGGAGGCTAAGTTCAACGACTACCATTTTGATTACACAAGTTCACAATCCTCATTTGTTTTAGACTTTTCTCCTCCAGAACAGAGATGTATAAAGCCATGCACAAAGAAGAGCGTATTATGTCTGACGTGTCGCACAGAGAGTAAAGCCTTatgtaaaaaaacttga
- the LOC125068908 gene encoding mitochondrial import inner membrane translocase subunit Tim9-like, translating to MAASAQMMSEADQIKTFKEFLVQYNKLSELCFNDCIHDFTSRNLRSTEDKCTINCMEKYLRTNQRVSQRFHEFQMIANENMIALAQKSGNPS from the exons ATGGCTGCCTCAGCACAAATGATGAGTGAGGCTGATCAAATAAAAACG TTCAAAGAATTTCTGGtacaatataacaaattatcagAACTTTGCTTTAATGACTGCATTCATGACTTTACATCGCGAAATCTTCGCTCTACGgag gATAAATGCACAATCAACTGTATGGAGAAGTATTTGCGAACAAATCAACGTGTCTCACAAAGATTCCATGAATTCCAAATGATTGCTAATGAGAATATGATTGCTTTAGCTCAGAAATCTGGCAATCCAAGTTAA
- the LOC125068902 gene encoding histone acetyltransferase Tip60 isoform X1, whose product MTENEDEITTFCDSAASLVEGCRLPVRMQGGDDWPLAEIISIKEVRGQRGYYVHYVDFNKRLDEWVGESWLDTRKVQFPRRDGAPTGGTTTPKKTHIGSGGGVMPTFLNETVCNENQKTVINSNRENNVNHQTTPKLPEKVQTPLNGSTPKITPVQIPPLEPRQLISRPASPTLINDSPSLVNGGAVLAAALQKKMNRKRKANSSENDCAQCPAAETEAAEGEGGASGAATPTARPRQSGSLVAHGHDDLVTRMKNIEMIELGRHRIRPWYFAPYPQEMVNLPCIYICEFCLKYRKSKKCLERHLIKCKLKHPPGNEIYRKGSISFFEIDGRKNKCYAQNLCLLAKLFLDHKTLYYDTDPFLFYVMTEFDSRGFHIVGYFSKEKESTEDYNVACILTLPPYQRKGYGTLLIEFSYELSKFEGKTGSPEKPLSDLGLLSYRSYWAQTILEILINIKPVGDNEKPIITINEICELTSIKKEDVISTLQNLNLINYYKGQYIVSVNQETIQQHEKAMEKKLLRIDPKCLHWTPKDWSKRAKCV is encoded by the exons ATGACTGAAAATGAAGACGAAATTACGACATTTTGTGACTCAGCC GCATCGTTGGTGGAGGGATGTCGACTACCAGTTCGAATGCAAGGTGGAGATGATTGGCCACTCGCTGAAATTATAAGTATCAAAGAAGTTCGTGGGCAAAGAGGATATTATGTACACTATGTTGATT tcaaTAAACGTTTAGATGAATGGGTTGGGGAATCATGGTTGGACACAAGAAAGGTACAATTTCCAAGAAGAGATGGCGCACCGACTGGTGGTACGACAACTCCAAAGAAAACTCACATTGGATCTGGAGGTGGCGTCATGCCTACTTTTCTTA ATGAAACTGTCTGCAATGAAAATCAGAAAACCGTTATTAATAGCAATAGAGAAAATAATGTGAATCATCAAACCACACCAAAATTACCCGAGAAAGTACAAACCCCACTAAATGGTTCAACTCCAAAAATTACACCtg TTCAAATTCCACCATTAGAACCTCGTCAGCTGATATCTCGGCCGGCGAGCCCCACACTCATAAATGATTCACCGTCGCTTGTAAACGGCGGCGCAGTTCTCGCCGCTGCGCTACAAAAGAAAATGAACAGAAAACGGAAAGCCAATTCTTCGGAGAATGAT TGTGCGCAGTGCCCGGCGGCGGAGACGGAGGCGGCGGAGGGCGAGGGCGGCGCGAGCGGCGCGGCCACGCCCACGGCGCGCCCGCGGCAGTCCGGCAGCCTCGTGGCGCACGGGCACGACGACCTCGTCACGCGCATGAAGAACATCGAGATGATCGAGCTCGGCCGCCACCGGATCCGACCCTGGTACTTCGCGCCCTACCCGCAG GAAATGGTAAATCTaccatgtatatacatatgtgaatTCTGTCTCAAATacagaaaaagtaaaaagtgCTTAGAAAGACATCtc ataaaatgCAAACTCAAACATCCACCGGGTAACGAAATATATCGCAAAGGCAGTATATCGTTCTTCGAGATAGATGGCAGGAAGAACAAGTGCTACGCTCAAAATCTATGTTTACTAGCAAAACTGTTCTTAGACCACAAGACACTGTATTACGATACTGacccatttttattttacgttatgaCGGAGTTCGATTCAAGAG gtTTTCACATAGTaggatatttttcaaaagagaAGGAAAGTACAGAAGACTACAATGTAGCTTGTATATTAACATTACCTCCATACCAAAGAAAAGGATATGGAACATTACTTATAGAATTTA GTTATGAATTATCAAAGTTCGAAGGTAAGACTGGTTCCCCAGAGAAACCTTTGTCGGATCTTGGTCTACTCTCGTATAGAAGTTACTGGGCTCAaactattttagaaatattaataaatatcaaaccaGTCGGTGACAATGAGAAACCAATTATCACTATTAA TGAAATCTGCGAGCTTACAAGTATTAAGAAAGAGGACGTTATCAGTACTCTGCagaatttaaatctaataaattacTACAAGGGCCAATACATCGTCTCTGTGAATCAG GAAACGATACAACAACACGAAAAGGCAATGGAGAAGAAGTTATTACGAATCGATCCGAAATGTTTGCATTGGACACCAAAGGATTGGTCCAAACGAGCCAAATG CGTTTGA
- the LOC125068902 gene encoding histone acetyltransferase Tip60 isoform X4, which yields MTENEDEITTFCDSAASLVEGCRLPVRMQGGDDWPLAEIISIKEVRGQRGYYVHYVDFNKRLDEWVGESWLDTRKVQFPRRDGAPTGGTTTPKKTHIGSGDETVCNENQKTVINSNRENNVNHQTTPKLPEKVQTPLNGSTPKITPVQIPPLEPRQLISRPASPTLINDSPSLVNGGAVLAAALQKKMNRKRKANSSENDCAQCPAAETEAAEGEGGASGAATPTARPRQSGSLVAHGHDDLVTRMKNIEMIELGRHRIRPWYFAPYPQEMVNLPCIYICEFCLKYRKSKKCLERHLIKCKLKHPPGNEIYRKGSISFFEIDGRKNKCYAQNLCLLAKLFLDHKTLYYDTDPFLFYVMTEFDSRGFHIVGYFSKEKESTEDYNVACILTLPPYQRKGYGTLLIEFSYELSKFEGKTGSPEKPLSDLGLLSYRSYWAQTILEILINIKPVGDNEKPIITINEICELTSIKKEDVISTLQNLNLINYYKGQYIVSVNQETIQQHEKAMEKKLLRIDPKCLHWTPKDWSKRAKCV from the exons ATGACTGAAAATGAAGACGAAATTACGACATTTTGTGACTCAGCC GCATCGTTGGTGGAGGGATGTCGACTACCAGTTCGAATGCAAGGTGGAGATGATTGGCCACTCGCTGAAATTATAAGTATCAAAGAAGTTCGTGGGCAAAGAGGATATTATGTACACTATGTTGATT tcaaTAAACGTTTAGATGAATGGGTTGGGGAATCATGGTTGGACACAAGAAAGGTACAATTTCCAAGAAGAGATGGCGCACCGACTGGTGGTACGACAACTCCAAAGAAAACTCACATTGGATCTGGAG ATGAAACTGTCTGCAATGAAAATCAGAAAACCGTTATTAATAGCAATAGAGAAAATAATGTGAATCATCAAACCACACCAAAATTACCCGAGAAAGTACAAACCCCACTAAATGGTTCAACTCCAAAAATTACACCtg TTCAAATTCCACCATTAGAACCTCGTCAGCTGATATCTCGGCCGGCGAGCCCCACACTCATAAATGATTCACCGTCGCTTGTAAACGGCGGCGCAGTTCTCGCCGCTGCGCTACAAAAGAAAATGAACAGAAAACGGAAAGCCAATTCTTCGGAGAATGAT TGTGCGCAGTGCCCGGCGGCGGAGACGGAGGCGGCGGAGGGCGAGGGCGGCGCGAGCGGCGCGGCCACGCCCACGGCGCGCCCGCGGCAGTCCGGCAGCCTCGTGGCGCACGGGCACGACGACCTCGTCACGCGCATGAAGAACATCGAGATGATCGAGCTCGGCCGCCACCGGATCCGACCCTGGTACTTCGCGCCCTACCCGCAG GAAATGGTAAATCTaccatgtatatacatatgtgaatTCTGTCTCAAATacagaaaaagtaaaaagtgCTTAGAAAGACATCtc ataaaatgCAAACTCAAACATCCACCGGGTAACGAAATATATCGCAAAGGCAGTATATCGTTCTTCGAGATAGATGGCAGGAAGAACAAGTGCTACGCTCAAAATCTATGTTTACTAGCAAAACTGTTCTTAGACCACAAGACACTGTATTACGATACTGacccatttttattttacgttatgaCGGAGTTCGATTCAAGAG gtTTTCACATAGTaggatatttttcaaaagagaAGGAAAGTACAGAAGACTACAATGTAGCTTGTATATTAACATTACCTCCATACCAAAGAAAAGGATATGGAACATTACTTATAGAATTTA GTTATGAATTATCAAAGTTCGAAGGTAAGACTGGTTCCCCAGAGAAACCTTTGTCGGATCTTGGTCTACTCTCGTATAGAAGTTACTGGGCTCAaactattttagaaatattaataaatatcaaaccaGTCGGTGACAATGAGAAACCAATTATCACTATTAA TGAAATCTGCGAGCTTACAAGTATTAAGAAAGAGGACGTTATCAGTACTCTGCagaatttaaatctaataaattacTACAAGGGCCAATACATCGTCTCTGTGAATCAG GAAACGATACAACAACACGAAAAGGCAATGGAGAAGAAGTTATTACGAATCGATCCGAAATGTTTGCATTGGACACCAAAGGATTGGTCCAAACGAGCCAAATG CGTTTGA
- the LOC125068902 gene encoding histone acetyltransferase Tip60 isoform X2 gives MTENEDEITTFCDSAASLVEGCRLPVRMQGGDDWPLAEIISIKEVRGQRGYYVHYVDFNKRLDEWVGESWLDTRKVQFPRRDGAPTGGTTTPKKTHIGSGGGVMPTFLNETVCNENQKTVINSNRENNVNHQTTPKLPEKVQTPLNGSTPKITPVQIPPLEPRQLISRPASPTLINDSPSLVNGGAVLAAALQKKMNRKRKANSSENDCAQCPAAETEAAEGEGGASGAATPTARPRQSGSLVAHGHDDLVTRMKNIEMIELGRHRIRPWYFAPYPQEMVNLPCIYICEFCLKYRKSKKCLERHLIKCKLKHPPGNEIYRKGSISFFEIDGRKNKCYAQNLCLLAKLFLDHKTLYYDTDPFLFYVMTEFDSRGFHIVGYFSKEKESTEDYNVACILTLPPYQRKGYGTLLIEFSYELSKFEGKTGSPEKPLSDLGLLSYRSYWAQTILEILINIKPVGDNEKPIITINEICELTSIKKEDVISTLQNLNLINYYKGQYIVSVNQETIQQHEKAMEKKLLRIDPKCLHWTPKDWSKRAKW, from the exons ATGACTGAAAATGAAGACGAAATTACGACATTTTGTGACTCAGCC GCATCGTTGGTGGAGGGATGTCGACTACCAGTTCGAATGCAAGGTGGAGATGATTGGCCACTCGCTGAAATTATAAGTATCAAAGAAGTTCGTGGGCAAAGAGGATATTATGTACACTATGTTGATT tcaaTAAACGTTTAGATGAATGGGTTGGGGAATCATGGTTGGACACAAGAAAGGTACAATTTCCAAGAAGAGATGGCGCACCGACTGGTGGTACGACAACTCCAAAGAAAACTCACATTGGATCTGGAGGTGGCGTCATGCCTACTTTTCTTA ATGAAACTGTCTGCAATGAAAATCAGAAAACCGTTATTAATAGCAATAGAGAAAATAATGTGAATCATCAAACCACACCAAAATTACCCGAGAAAGTACAAACCCCACTAAATGGTTCAACTCCAAAAATTACACCtg TTCAAATTCCACCATTAGAACCTCGTCAGCTGATATCTCGGCCGGCGAGCCCCACACTCATAAATGATTCACCGTCGCTTGTAAACGGCGGCGCAGTTCTCGCCGCTGCGCTACAAAAGAAAATGAACAGAAAACGGAAAGCCAATTCTTCGGAGAATGAT TGTGCGCAGTGCCCGGCGGCGGAGACGGAGGCGGCGGAGGGCGAGGGCGGCGCGAGCGGCGCGGCCACGCCCACGGCGCGCCCGCGGCAGTCCGGCAGCCTCGTGGCGCACGGGCACGACGACCTCGTCACGCGCATGAAGAACATCGAGATGATCGAGCTCGGCCGCCACCGGATCCGACCCTGGTACTTCGCGCCCTACCCGCAG GAAATGGTAAATCTaccatgtatatacatatgtgaatTCTGTCTCAAATacagaaaaagtaaaaagtgCTTAGAAAGACATCtc ataaaatgCAAACTCAAACATCCACCGGGTAACGAAATATATCGCAAAGGCAGTATATCGTTCTTCGAGATAGATGGCAGGAAGAACAAGTGCTACGCTCAAAATCTATGTTTACTAGCAAAACTGTTCTTAGACCACAAGACACTGTATTACGATACTGacccatttttattttacgttatgaCGGAGTTCGATTCAAGAG gtTTTCACATAGTaggatatttttcaaaagagaAGGAAAGTACAGAAGACTACAATGTAGCTTGTATATTAACATTACCTCCATACCAAAGAAAAGGATATGGAACATTACTTATAGAATTTA GTTATGAATTATCAAAGTTCGAAGGTAAGACTGGTTCCCCAGAGAAACCTTTGTCGGATCTTGGTCTACTCTCGTATAGAAGTTACTGGGCTCAaactattttagaaatattaataaatatcaaaccaGTCGGTGACAATGAGAAACCAATTATCACTATTAA TGAAATCTGCGAGCTTACAAGTATTAAGAAAGAGGACGTTATCAGTACTCTGCagaatttaaatctaataaattacTACAAGGGCCAATACATCGTCTCTGTGAATCAG GAAACGATACAACAACACGAAAAGGCAATGGAGAAGAAGTTATTACGAATCGATCCGAAATGTTTGCATTGGACACCAAAGGATTGGTCCAAACGAGCCAAATG GTAG
- the LOC125068902 gene encoding histone acetyltransferase Tip60 isoform X3 encodes MTENEDEITTFCDSAASLVEGCRLPVRMQGGDDWPLAEIISIKEVRGQRGYYVHYVDFNKRLDEWVGESWLDTRKVQFPRRDGAPTGGTTTPKKTHIGSGGGVMPTFLNETVCNENQKTVINSNRENNVNHQTTPKLPEKVQTPLNGSTPKITPVQIPPLEPRQLISRPASPTLINDSPSLVNGGAVLAAALQKKMNRKRKANSSENDCPAAETEAAEGEGGASGAATPTARPRQSGSLVAHGHDDLVTRMKNIEMIELGRHRIRPWYFAPYPQEMVNLPCIYICEFCLKYRKSKKCLERHLIKCKLKHPPGNEIYRKGSISFFEIDGRKNKCYAQNLCLLAKLFLDHKTLYYDTDPFLFYVMTEFDSRGFHIVGYFSKEKESTEDYNVACILTLPPYQRKGYGTLLIEFSYELSKFEGKTGSPEKPLSDLGLLSYRSYWAQTILEILINIKPVGDNEKPIITINEICELTSIKKEDVISTLQNLNLINYYKGQYIVSVNQETIQQHEKAMEKKLLRIDPKCLHWTPKDWSKRAKCV; translated from the exons ATGACTGAAAATGAAGACGAAATTACGACATTTTGTGACTCAGCC GCATCGTTGGTGGAGGGATGTCGACTACCAGTTCGAATGCAAGGTGGAGATGATTGGCCACTCGCTGAAATTATAAGTATCAAAGAAGTTCGTGGGCAAAGAGGATATTATGTACACTATGTTGATT tcaaTAAACGTTTAGATGAATGGGTTGGGGAATCATGGTTGGACACAAGAAAGGTACAATTTCCAAGAAGAGATGGCGCACCGACTGGTGGTACGACAACTCCAAAGAAAACTCACATTGGATCTGGAGGTGGCGTCATGCCTACTTTTCTTA ATGAAACTGTCTGCAATGAAAATCAGAAAACCGTTATTAATAGCAATAGAGAAAATAATGTGAATCATCAAACCACACCAAAATTACCCGAGAAAGTACAAACCCCACTAAATGGTTCAACTCCAAAAATTACACCtg TTCAAATTCCACCATTAGAACCTCGTCAGCTGATATCTCGGCCGGCGAGCCCCACACTCATAAATGATTCACCGTCGCTTGTAAACGGCGGCGCAGTTCTCGCCGCTGCGCTACAAAAGAAAATGAACAGAAAACGGAAAGCCAATTCTTCGGAGAATGAT TGCCCGGCGGCGGAGACGGAGGCGGCGGAGGGCGAGGGCGGCGCGAGCGGCGCGGCCACGCCCACGGCGCGCCCGCGGCAGTCCGGCAGCCTCGTGGCGCACGGGCACGACGACCTCGTCACGCGCATGAAGAACATCGAGATGATCGAGCTCGGCCGCCACCGGATCCGACCCTGGTACTTCGCGCCCTACCCGCAG GAAATGGTAAATCTaccatgtatatacatatgtgaatTCTGTCTCAAATacagaaaaagtaaaaagtgCTTAGAAAGACATCtc ataaaatgCAAACTCAAACATCCACCGGGTAACGAAATATATCGCAAAGGCAGTATATCGTTCTTCGAGATAGATGGCAGGAAGAACAAGTGCTACGCTCAAAATCTATGTTTACTAGCAAAACTGTTCTTAGACCACAAGACACTGTATTACGATACTGacccatttttattttacgttatgaCGGAGTTCGATTCAAGAG gtTTTCACATAGTaggatatttttcaaaagagaAGGAAAGTACAGAAGACTACAATGTAGCTTGTATATTAACATTACCTCCATACCAAAGAAAAGGATATGGAACATTACTTATAGAATTTA GTTATGAATTATCAAAGTTCGAAGGTAAGACTGGTTCCCCAGAGAAACCTTTGTCGGATCTTGGTCTACTCTCGTATAGAAGTTACTGGGCTCAaactattttagaaatattaataaatatcaaaccaGTCGGTGACAATGAGAAACCAATTATCACTATTAA TGAAATCTGCGAGCTTACAAGTATTAAGAAAGAGGACGTTATCAGTACTCTGCagaatttaaatctaataaattacTACAAGGGCCAATACATCGTCTCTGTGAATCAG GAAACGATACAACAACACGAAAAGGCAATGGAGAAGAAGTTATTACGAATCGATCCGAAATGTTTGCATTGGACACCAAAGGATTGGTCCAAACGAGCCAAATG CGTTTGA